Sequence from the Persephonella sp. genome:
AGACCAGATTATTGAAGCAATCCTTGCCCATAATAAAATATCCGAAGAAGAGGCAAAAAAACTGGCTCTAAAAGCTATGGAAAAGGCAAGAATTCCGGAAGTAGAGAGAAGATTTAACCAATATCCCCATGAGCTATCCGGTGGATTGAAGCAAAGGGTTGCAATTGCCATTGCCATTGCTAACAATCCGTCTGTGCTACTGGCTGATGAACCAACTACAGCACTTGATGTTACCGTTGCTGCCCAAATCCTTAAACTTTTCAAAGAGTTAAAAGAAAAACTTAATATGGGAATTTTGCTTATCACCCACGACCTTGGGGTAGTTGCGGAAGTTGCAGACAGGGTTCTTGTTGTTTATAAAGGTGAAATTGTTGAGGAAGGAGATGTCTTTTCAATATTTGATAACCCAAAACATGAATATACAAAAAAGCTCTTATCTTCCCGCCCTTCTATAGAAAAATCTATTTCTTCTTAAAAATTGCCTTTGCTACCTCTTTCACAAAATCAAGAAATGCAGAAAGATTTTCCTTAAGTAGTCTATATAGTTTATGGGGGTCAAATTCTGCTGTAGGGTCTGCGAAAATATCCCTATATTGAATTATTTCACCCATTTTAGCTGCGGTATTTTCAGATATTATTCCAAGCTGATGTAATTTATCAGTGCAATCTTTTCCTTTTCCGGCCTTTTCTCCTAATTTCCTGACAATATGTCTGCATATCCACAAGCTACTATCTATCAGAACAACGGCAAAATATCTCGCCCTATCAATAAAAAGAGGAGTATTAACAAATTCTTCTTCCGGAAAATTAAGAAAGTTTGATATTTTTCTTACTGCTGCTTTAACTGCTTTTGCCTGCTCTTCTACTTTTTTAAGATTTACCGGAATAGCCAGTTCAGGTTGTTTTGCCTTAAGCTCTTTTACTACTGCAGCTAATTCTTTGATAAAAAGATTTATCAGAGTGTCTGTTATCTCTTTAGCTATAACATATAACTCCTCAGGGGAAAAAGAAAATTTTTCTTCCATAATACTCTGGATATAGTTGTGATAATCTATTAAGACTCTGTTAATCTTTTCTGAAAATACCTGTTGATTGGCCAATTTTTCTACACAATGTCCTTTTGTTTTTTCCCCTGTTATTTCTTTAAGCAGATGGCAAGCTATTTCCTCAAGCTCGTTATAGCCGGAAATCAGATAATACTGAACCCTGTCAGGATACATAGGGGTAGAAATAAAAGCGTCTTTACCAGACTTCAGAATTTTATCAGCTTTTTTTAAGAATAAGAGTAGTTTACCGGCTTTTTGATTTAATAGTTGTATATCAAGCATTATTCTTCCTCTGACAACTCAAGTTCCAGTTCCTTTTTAACAGAATTTATCCCGAATATGTGTCTCTCTATATTGGTTCTTAGAGCCATTAAAAATTCCTCAAAAGATTTTATAAGCTTTGTTTCCCTCTGGAAAATGACAACAAGCATATTATCTATTTTCATTGAACTTTTAATCATTTTTTCCTGTAAAAGAGGAATAATTTTGTCTATGCTTTTTTTCAGGTCTTCTTCTATATTTTCCTTTACTTGTTTGATAAATTTTTTCATATAGTGCTTATTTATATAAGCTGCATCAATAAAGGCATATACACCGATAGCGAAACCTATAAGGACTATTAAAGCTTTAACCATCTCAGGCAAAGGTAAAAACATTCCTGCAAAAAATATCACCATACCGATGGTGACAAGAATAATAAATCTTTTACTTTCCATATTAGCTAGAATAATATCTATTCTACTTATATCTTGCTGGGCTTCGGTAAAATGCTTCTTTATATCCGGAGCTGTGTAATAAATTGAATATTTATCAATATTTGTCTCTTTCAAAGTTTTTTTAATCTCTGATATTATTTTTTCCCTAACTGCTCTGCTTTTTATTACAGTTGAAATATAATCCTCTATTTCCTTCAGATAATCATTCTTGTAATCTTCAAAAATTTCCTTCAATTTTTCCATTACATCACTGTGGAGATAGACATTAACTTCCCTTTCAATTGCTTTAACAAAATTTAAAAGTTCATCATACGAATCATATTTATAGATATACTTTAATTTTTCCTTAAATTTATCAAGGTCAGGTTTAATTTCCTTCTGAATACGGGAAGAATATTTTTTATCTAAATTACCTCTTACTTTTGCAATAAACTGTTCTATAGATAAACCTTCAAGACTTCCTGTAAGTTTACGAATTGTGTCATTGATCTTGTCTATAGTTTCATATAGGGCTTTATCTATACTTTTTATTACAGCTTCTATATTTTCAACTTCCTGTTTGAGTATCTCATCTGTTTCACCAGATATTGGTTTTTCCAGTAAGTTTATCTCTTCGGTTATTAGTTTGTTAAGCCTCTGATATTCTGTATTCCTGAAAAAATTTGCAAATTCAATACTTTCCGGAAGTTCATTATGGGTAAAAATATTTTTTGTGTATCTGTTTAAATCTTCCTTTATATTATTTAGCTCATTGATTAGCTGCCTCTTTATTTTGTAAATCCTGCTAAGTTTTAATTTTAGCTCTGCCTGTGAAGCCATTTTTATTCCTTCTTGGTTTTTTTGCAAATAATCATAAAAATTTCTAAAAAAACTCCTATTTATCTATATTAACAGCTGGCACGAATTTTGCAATATAAATTTTACGAAAATCCGTTAAAGGAGTTAAAAATGCAGTGCACCCAGCAAAGAACAATTAAAAATGAAATTACCATAAAAGGAATAGGACTTCACTCAGGAGAACCGGTTACTCTCAGACTGATACCTGCAGATAGTTATGAAGGGATTAAGTTTATAAAGAATGGTGTTTATATCCCTGCACATGTGGAAAATGCTTCCGGTTTTGATTTTTCTACAACACTGGAAAAAGAAGGTCAGGTTGTAAGGACTGTTGAACATCTTATGGCAGCTCTTTATTTTACAGGTATAGACAATATATATATTGAAGTTCAGGGAGAGGAAATTCCGATTTTAGACGGAAGTGCAATTGAATTTATAAAATATATAAAATCTGCTGGTATAAAAATCCTCCCTGAAGAAAAACTTTTTGCAGTTTTGAAAAAGGAAATAATAGTAGAAAATGGAGACAAATTTATAAAAGGCACTCCCTCTGAAGAATTCTCTGCTACCTATCATGCTCAATATAACAACAGTATAATTGGAAATAAAAAATATACCTTCTCACCATCAAAAGAGTTGTATGAAAATGTTGCCATGGCAAGGACTTACTGTTTCCTTGAGGAAGTAGAAATGCTTCAAAAAATGGGATTAGCAAAGGGTGGTTCCCTTGAAAATGCAGTTGTTTTTGATAAAGATGATGTTTTAAATCCTGAAGGTCTAAGATTTGAAGATGAACCTGTTAAGCATAAGGTTTTAGACCTGATTGGTGACCTTTATCTTCTTGGTTTTCCGTTAATAGCAAATGTTTACTCATTTAAAGGTGGACACAGATTAAATGCTCAGTTTGTCAAAAAACTGATTGATGAAAATGCATTTGAGATAAAGTATTTTTCAGAACTGGAGAAAAAAGCACCTAAGAAAGCTGTTGCTTAATCGCTTTTATAACTTCTTCCATCGTAAATTTTGAAGGGATTATATCAGGTGTAATCCCTTCTTCCTCTAATGCCTTTTGGGTTGTTGCCCCGATAACAGCTATTTTTGTATTTCTTAGCAAGGATTTATCAATAATTTTTATAAAATTTTTAAATGTGGAAGGGCTTGTGAAAACTACCACATCTATTTCTCCACTACTTAGCAAATTTTTAATCTCTCCCTGATTTTCAGGAATATTTTCCACTGTTTTATAAACCGGCACCGGATATATATCTGCTTTTCCTTTCATAA
This genomic interval carries:
- a CDS encoding HepT-like ribonuclease domain-containing protein: MLDIQLLNQKAGKLLLFLKKADKILKSGKDAFISTPMYPDRVQYYLISGYNELEEIACHLLKEITGEKTKGHCVEKLANQQVFSEKINRVLIDYHNYIQSIMEEKFSFSPEELYVIAKEITDTLINLFIKELAAVVKELKAKQPELAIPVNLKKVEEQAKAVKAAVRKISNFLNFPEEEFVNTPLFIDRARYFAVVLIDSSLWICRHIVRKLGEKAGKGKDCTDKLHQLGIISENTAAKMGEIIQYRDIFADPTAEFDPHKLYRLLKENLSAFLDFVKEVAKAIFKKK
- the lpxC gene encoding UDP-3-O-acyl-N-acetylglucosamine deacetylase, translated to MQCTQQRTIKNEITIKGIGLHSGEPVTLRLIPADSYEGIKFIKNGVYIPAHVENASGFDFSTTLEKEGQVVRTVEHLMAALYFTGIDNIYIEVQGEEIPILDGSAIEFIKYIKSAGIKILPEEKLFAVLKKEIIVENGDKFIKGTPSEEFSATYHAQYNNSIIGNKKYTFSPSKELYENVAMARTYCFLEEVEMLQKMGLAKGGSLENAVVFDKDDVLNPEGLRFEDEPVKHKVLDLIGDLYLLGFPLIANVYSFKGGHRLNAQFVKKLIDENAFEIKYFSELEKKAPKKAVA
- a CDS encoding ABC transporter ATP-binding protein — translated: DQIIEAILAHNKISEEEAKKLALKAMEKARIPEVERRFNQYPHELSGGLKQRVAIAIAIANNPSVLLADEPTTALDVTVAAQILKLFKELKEKLNMGILLITHDLGVVAEVADRVLVVYKGEIVEEGDVFSIFDNPKHEYTKKLLSSRPSIEKSISS